One genomic window of Psychrobacillus sp. INOP01 includes the following:
- a CDS encoding RidA family protein: protein MKAVSTTNAPAAIGPYVQGMIVNGMFYSSGQIPLTPAGEVVEGSITEQTAQVFANLEAVLTEAGSSLSQVVKTLVFLKDMNDFTEFNEAYDKHFAGHKPARSAVEVARLPKDVKVEIEVIAVV, encoded by the coding sequence ATGAAAGCAGTATCAACAACTAATGCACCTGCAGCAATCGGTCCATACGTACAAGGAATGATTGTGAATGGAATGTTTTATAGTTCAGGTCAAATTCCGTTAACTCCTGCAGGAGAAGTAGTGGAAGGCTCTATTACAGAACAGACTGCACAGGTTTTTGCTAATTTAGAGGCAGTACTTACAGAAGCAGGCTCGTCATTATCTCAAGTAGTAAAAACATTAGTCTTTTTAAAAGACATGAATGATTTTACTGAATTTAACGAAGCTTATGATAAACATTTTGCAGGCCACAAGCCCGCACGTTCTGCAGTAGAAGTTGCAAGACTACCAAAAGATGTAAAGGTAGAAATTGAAGTAATCGCAGTAGTGTAA
- the spoVG gene encoding septation regulator SpoVG, translated as MEVTDVRLRKVVTDGRMRAIASITLDNEFVVHDIRVIDGNNGLFVAMPSKRTTEGEFRDIAHPINVGTRTKIQEAILYAYHLSSEVEEKIGEPTV; from the coding sequence ATGGAAGTAACGGACGTAAGATTACGTAAAGTAGTGACTGATGGCCGTATGAGGGCTATCGCTTCCATTACGTTGGATAACGAGTTTGTTGTGCATGATATTCGAGTAATAGATGGAAATAATGGTTTGTTTGTAGCGATGCCAAGTAAAAGAACGACAGAAGGTGAATTTAGAGATATTGCTCACCCGATTAACGTGGGAACGCGCACGAAAATCCAAGAAGCTATCCTTTATGCTTATCATTTAAGTAGTGAGGTTGAAGAAAAAATTGGTGAGCCAACTGTATAA
- the glmU gene encoding bifunctional UDP-N-acetylglucosamine diphosphorylase/glucosamine-1-phosphate N-acetyltransferase GlmU, translating into MTNTYAVVLAAGKGTRMKSSLYKVLHPVCGKPMVEHVVANMEQLGVEKIVTIVGHGAEDVQRGLGTRSEYALQEEQLGTAHAVLQAEEVLKNLTGTTIVICGDTPLITPKTMNDLLEHHNSTGAKATILTAIAENPTGYGRVIRSIGGSVQSIVEQKDASAEEQLVREINSGTYCFDNEALFKSLKLVNNNNAQGEYYLPDVIEILQKENEIISAYAANDFEEILGVNDRIALSQAEETMRFRIARHHMREGVSIIDPRNTYISSEAVIGADTVIQPGVIIEGKTIIGMNCTIGPNSHIVSSIIGDETTIHSSVILSSEVGNHTSIGPFAHIRPQSDVGDDVKIGNFVEVKKSTVGNGSKISHLSYMGDASIGTNVNVGCGTITVNYDGKNKFITTIEDDAFVGCNSNLIAPVTIGKKAYVAAGSTITKDVPGEALAIARARQENKDGYVNKLNIK; encoded by the coding sequence ATGACAAATACTTATGCGGTTGTATTAGCTGCCGGTAAAGGTACACGTATGAAGTCTAGTTTATATAAAGTATTACATCCTGTATGTGGGAAGCCAATGGTAGAACATGTTGTAGCAAACATGGAACAACTTGGCGTAGAAAAAATCGTTACAATCGTAGGACACGGAGCAGAAGATGTACAACGTGGACTGGGAACGAGAAGTGAATATGCTCTTCAAGAAGAACAGTTAGGAACAGCTCATGCTGTTTTACAGGCGGAAGAAGTGCTGAAAAACTTAACTGGAACGACTATTGTTATCTGTGGAGATACCCCACTTATAACGCCAAAAACAATGAATGATTTGTTAGAACACCATAACTCAACGGGGGCAAAAGCGACAATTTTAACAGCAATTGCCGAGAATCCAACTGGTTACGGTAGAGTTATTCGTTCTATAGGTGGTAGTGTTCAAAGTATTGTAGAACAAAAAGATGCTTCTGCAGAGGAACAACTTGTACGTGAGATTAACTCAGGGACATATTGTTTTGACAATGAAGCACTATTTAAATCATTAAAGCTAGTTAATAATAATAATGCACAAGGCGAATACTATTTGCCAGATGTTATTGAAATCTTACAAAAAGAAAACGAAATTATCTCAGCATATGCTGCAAATGACTTCGAAGAAATATTAGGCGTGAATGATCGCATTGCTTTATCTCAAGCAGAAGAGACTATGCGTTTTCGTATTGCAAGGCACCATATGCGTGAAGGCGTTTCAATCATTGATCCTAGAAATACATATATCAGTAGTGAAGCTGTAATTGGAGCAGATACAGTTATTCAACCTGGAGTTATCATTGAAGGCAAAACAATAATTGGCATGAACTGTACGATTGGTCCGAATAGCCACATCGTATCTAGTATTATTGGTGATGAAACAACCATACACTCGTCAGTTATATTATCCAGCGAAGTTGGTAATCATACCTCAATTGGTCCGTTTGCCCATATTCGACCACAATCTGATGTTGGAGATGACGTGAAGATCGGTAACTTTGTAGAAGTGAAAAAGTCAACAGTAGGCAACGGAAGTAAAATCTCTCACTTAAGCTATATGGGTGATGCTTCGATTGGAACTAATGTCAATGTTGGTTGTGGAACAATTACAGTGAATTATGATGGAAAAAATAAATTTATCACAACAATCGAGGACGATGCATTTGTCGGTTGTAATTCTAACTTAATAGCACCAGTAACTATTGGTAAAAAAGCTTATGTGGCAGCTGGGTCAACTATTACAAAAGATGTACCTGGTGAAGCACTTGCAATTGCAAGAGCGCGACAAGAGAACAAAGATGGCTACGTGAACAAACTAAATATAAAATAA
- a CDS encoding ribose-phosphate diphosphokinase — MPEQYANSKLKIFTLNSNKELAEEIAKEVGVPLGKSTVTRFSDGEVQINIEESIRGCDVFIVQSTSGPVNEHIMELLIMLDALKRASARTISVVIPYYGYARQDRKARAREPITAKLVADLLTTAGATRAIVLDLHAPQIQGFFNIPIDHLVAAPILSDYFLGKNFDPAELVIVSPDHGGVTRARKMADRLKAPIAIIDKRRPRPNVAEVMNIVGNVEGKTAILIDDIIDTAGTISIAAAALMESGAKEVYACCTHPVLSGPAIERIDNSVIKELVITNSIQLADDKMSPKIKELSVAKLLGDAIVRVFEEKSVSTLFD, encoded by the coding sequence ATGCCAGAACAATATGCAAATTCGAAGTTGAAAATCTTTACACTAAATTCCAATAAGGAATTAGCAGAAGAAATCGCAAAAGAAGTAGGAGTACCTCTAGGTAAAAGTACAGTTACTAGATTTAGTGATGGTGAAGTACAGATCAATATCGAAGAAAGTATTCGTGGATGCGATGTATTCATTGTTCAATCAACTTCAGGTCCTGTAAACGAACATATTATGGAATTATTAATAATGCTTGATGCACTAAAACGTGCCTCAGCTCGTACAATTAGTGTAGTAATCCCTTATTACGGATATGCACGTCAAGACAGAAAAGCACGTGCTCGTGAACCAATCACAGCTAAACTTGTAGCAGACTTATTAACAACTGCGGGTGCAACTCGTGCAATCGTTCTTGATCTACATGCTCCTCAAATTCAAGGATTCTTTAATATTCCAATAGATCATTTAGTTGCTGCTCCAATATTATCCGATTACTTCTTAGGTAAAAACTTTGATCCTGCCGAGTTAGTTATAGTTTCTCCTGATCATGGTGGAGTAACACGTGCCCGTAAAATGGCAGATCGTTTAAAAGCACCAATCGCAATTATTGATAAACGTCGTCCACGTCCAAATGTGGCAGAGGTTATGAACATCGTAGGTAACGTAGAAGGAAAAACGGCTATTTTAATCGACGATATTATTGATACAGCTGGAACAATCTCCATCGCAGCAGCGGCATTGATGGAAAGTGGAGCAAAAGAAGTTTATGCTTGCTGTACGCACCCAGTGTTATCTGGTCCGGCAATTGAACGTATTGATAACTCAGTTATTAAAGAGCTAGTGATTACAAACTCTATTCAATTAGCTGACGATAAAATGTCACCAAAGATTAAAGAATTGTCTGTTGCTAAATTATTGGGTGATGCAATTGTACGAGTTTTCGAAGAGAAATCAGTTAGTACATTATTTGATTGA
- a CDS encoding 50S ribosomal protein L25/general stress protein Ctc gives MSTVVKTQKRDKKENAKLRNSGFIPAIVYGFEIESQSIAVNEKDFTKTLREVGRNGVMKLDVDGKSVNVVLSDYQMNILKGQMIHADFLAINMKEELEVNVAVNVMGDSVGVSEGGMLQQPNREVTITVKPSDIPDSIDIDVSGMAIGDTLTVADVRDKVNYPITNEDDYTLVTVSAPRVEEETEESESESETEETTTEE, from the coding sequence ATGAGCACAGTTGTAAAAACACAAAAACGTGATAAAAAAGAGAATGCAAAACTTCGAAACAGTGGGTTTATCCCAGCGATTGTATACGGCTTTGAAATAGAATCCCAGTCCATTGCAGTTAATGAAAAGGATTTTACAAAAACACTTCGCGAGGTCGGTCGTAATGGTGTCATGAAGCTTGATGTTGATGGTAAATCAGTAAACGTTGTGTTGAGTGATTATCAGATGAATATTCTAAAAGGACAAATGATTCATGCTGACTTTTTAGCGATCAATATGAAGGAAGAGTTAGAAGTAAATGTTGCAGTTAACGTGATGGGAGATTCAGTTGGCGTTTCAGAGGGCGGCATGCTACAACAGCCAAATCGTGAAGTTACTATTACAGTGAAACCTTCAGATATCCCTGATAGTATTGATATTGATGTATCTGGCATGGCTATCGGAGATACATTGACCGTAGCAGATGTTCGAGACAAAGTTAATTATCCAATAACGAACGAAGATGACTATACATTGGTTACAGTATCAGCACCTCGAGTGGAAGAAGAAACTGAGGAGTCTGAGTCTGAGTCAGAGACTGAAGAAACAACAACAGAAGAATAA
- the pth gene encoding aminoacyl-tRNA hydrolase: MKIIVGLGNPGKQYEATRHNIGFHVIDELSKRLNIPLTQSKFNGMYGIGHIGAEKVMLLKPLTYMNLSGECIIPLMDYYDVNDDEIVVIYDDLDLQVGKLRLRQKGSAGGHNGIKSIIQHLGSQEFNRIRIGVDRPNNGMKVPDYVLSKFNDDEKIEIIQAVKNSADACEDWFVKKFLDVMNTYNGA; encoded by the coding sequence ATGAAAATTATCGTTGGTCTTGGAAATCCTGGAAAACAATATGAAGCTACTCGCCATAATATTGGGTTTCATGTAATTGATGAACTTTCTAAACGATTAAATATACCACTTACACAGTCTAAATTTAATGGAATGTACGGCATTGGTCATATTGGTGCTGAAAAGGTTATGCTTTTAAAACCATTAACGTATATGAACCTTTCTGGTGAATGTATTATACCTCTGATGGATTACTACGATGTGAATGATGATGAAATAGTCGTTATTTATGATGATTTAGACTTACAGGTCGGTAAATTACGTCTACGTCAAAAAGGTAGTGCAGGTGGACATAATGGTATTAAATCGATCATCCAACACTTAGGTTCGCAGGAATTTAATCGAATCCGTATTGGCGTGGATCGTCCTAACAATGGGATGAAGGTTCCCGACTATGTTCTATCCAAATTTAATGATGATGAAAAAATAGAAATCATACAAGCGGTGAAAAATAGTGCTGACGCTTGCGAAGATTGGTTTGTAAAAAAATTTTTAGATGTAATGAATACATACAATGGTGCATAA
- a CDS encoding anti-sigma-F factor Fin — MAMPIRYKCRHCETEIGQLPFDRIDDQFLQKHEITQEEQHIYIENGAEGDYTVQCICEECQDSLQKFPNYYALKKWIQ; from the coding sequence ATGGCCATGCCAATTCGTTATAAATGTCGCCATTGTGAAACAGAGATTGGGCAGTTGCCATTTGATCGCATAGATGACCAGTTTTTACAAAAACATGAGATTACCCAAGAAGAACAACATATATATATTGAAAATGGAGCAGAAGGAGACTACACTGTGCAGTGTATTTGTGAAGAGTGTCAGGATTCCCTTCAAAAGTTTCCAAATTACTATGCGTTAAAAAAGTGGATACAGTAA
- the mfd gene encoding transcription-repair coupling factor, whose translation MEPLSNLLLEDTQIQKLVKELESGSDQQLITGLTSSARAVFTNMLYKTRQRAILIVTPNLLHAQKLTEDLVKLIGEDLVRLYPADELIAADISITSPELRAQRLEALDHMLTHDNGVYIVPIAGLKKHMPTKKDWQASSISITEGEEVSLDSFLQRLVNMGYVRQPMVTAPGEFALRGGIIDIYPLYLENPIRIELFDTEVDSIRTFSAEDQRSLEKRKDIRILPATEYVLTEEKKLLLAHKLEEALAESLEKVKIPEVKDLFYQNIQQDIELLKQGEQPKEYMKYVSLLEENNSFLGNYFNENGMVLFDELGRIQEVTETLEREENDWILSLLEEGKTVHRVKPSFSLKEIIQMFSNEKLYFSLFSRTFSGITIKKNISFSCKPMQNFHGQMHLLKNEIERFTQGKFRLFILADGKDRIQKIHAVLEDYEITSQIGASASDMKSPGIFIVEGDLEAGFELPLQRIAVITDSELFKQRHKKKARAQKVTNAERIKSYSEIKPGDNVVHIHHGIGKYIGIETLHVNGIHKDYLHIRYRGEDKLFVPVDQIDLIQKYVASGEKDPKLHKLGGADWKKTKTKVSAAVQDIADELIKLYAKREAEVGYAFEPDSEMQQSFEAAFPYEETDDQLRTIQEVKKDMEKARPMDRLVCGDVGYGKTEVAIRAAFKAVMEGKQVAFLCPTTILAQQHYETMIERFQDFPIEVGLLSRFRNKKQQSETINGLKKGLVDVVVGTHRILSKDVEYHDLGLLVVDEEQRFGVKHKERIKQLKTNVDVMTLTATPIPRTLHMSMIGVRDLSVIETPPKNRFPVQTYVMEHNGALVREAIERELARGGQAFYLYNRVEDITRKVDEIQMLVPTARVGFAHGQMSETELESIIISFIEGEYDVLVTTTIIETGIDIPNVNTLIIQDADKMGLSQLYQLRGRVGRSNRVAYAYLMHQRDKVLTDVAEKRLQAVKEFTELGSGFKIAMRDLSIRGAGNLLGSQQHGFIDSVGFDLYTQMLEDAIAEKRTGIKKEDLPDIEIALSTDAYISDEYIPDGYQKIQMYKRVKGMEKEEEYLDLIDELQDRFGDIPLEAEKLLRIARMKIWGIEVGVQSIKEINKIVSISLSTEGTKAINGAKLVEESMKYGRAVGFNMDNGSLVLTIDERKTGKFNPFDVLEEMMRLLPESKKEIEEVK comes from the coding sequence ATGGAACCTTTAAGTAATTTATTGCTCGAAGATACACAAATACAAAAGCTAGTAAAAGAGTTGGAGAGTGGTAGTGACCAACAGCTAATAACCGGCCTTACTTCTAGTGCAAGAGCTGTATTTACCAACATGCTATATAAAACACGACAGCGAGCTATACTGATTGTAACGCCTAACCTACTACATGCTCAAAAACTGACCGAGGATTTAGTAAAACTAATTGGTGAGGACCTTGTCCGTCTATATCCCGCTGATGAGCTAATTGCAGCTGATATATCTATTACTAGTCCAGAACTTCGCGCACAAAGACTAGAAGCATTAGATCACATGTTAACGCATGATAATGGTGTTTATATTGTTCCAATTGCAGGTCTTAAAAAACATATGCCGACTAAAAAGGACTGGCAAGCTAGCAGCATTTCTATTACGGAAGGTGAAGAAGTTAGCTTAGATTCTTTTTTACAAAGACTAGTGAATATGGGATATGTACGCCAGCCAATGGTTACTGCCCCTGGAGAATTCGCTTTGCGAGGCGGAATTATCGATATCTATCCACTATATCTAGAAAACCCTATTCGTATAGAACTATTTGATACAGAAGTGGACTCTATTCGTACATTTTCTGCAGAAGATCAGCGTTCGTTAGAAAAACGGAAAGATATACGAATTCTACCGGCAACCGAATACGTGCTAACTGAAGAAAAGAAACTTCTATTAGCTCATAAATTGGAAGAAGCATTAGCGGAGAGTTTAGAAAAAGTTAAAATTCCGGAAGTGAAGGATCTTTTCTATCAAAATATTCAACAAGATATCGAGCTTTTAAAGCAAGGCGAGCAACCAAAAGAATATATGAAGTATGTCTCTTTATTGGAAGAGAATAATAGTTTTTTAGGAAACTATTTTAACGAAAATGGAATGGTTTTATTTGACGAGCTTGGAAGAATTCAAGAAGTGACAGAAACTTTGGAAAGAGAAGAAAATGATTGGATCCTTTCTTTGTTAGAAGAAGGAAAAACTGTACATCGTGTAAAACCTTCTTTTAGTCTGAAAGAAATTATTCAGATGTTTTCCAATGAAAAGCTGTATTTTTCGTTGTTTTCTCGTACTTTTTCTGGAATTACGATTAAAAAGAATATTAGTTTTTCTTGTAAACCGATGCAAAACTTCCATGGCCAAATGCATTTATTGAAAAATGAAATAGAACGATTTACCCAAGGAAAGTTTCGCTTATTTATACTTGCAGATGGCAAAGACCGTATCCAAAAAATACATGCAGTATTAGAAGATTACGAGATTACTTCGCAAATTGGTGCTTCTGCTAGTGATATGAAATCACCTGGTATTTTTATCGTGGAGGGTGATTTAGAAGCTGGTTTTGAACTTCCATTACAACGAATAGCTGTTATTACCGATTCCGAGCTGTTTAAACAAAGGCATAAGAAAAAAGCGAGAGCCCAGAAGGTAACGAATGCTGAGCGTATTAAAAGTTACTCCGAGATTAAACCTGGAGATAATGTTGTACATATACACCATGGTATTGGGAAATATATTGGAATTGAAACGTTGCATGTTAATGGAATTCATAAAGACTATCTTCATATTCGGTATCGTGGCGAGGATAAATTATTTGTTCCCGTCGATCAAATAGATCTCATTCAAAAATATGTTGCGTCTGGTGAAAAAGATCCAAAGCTACACAAACTGGGCGGAGCAGATTGGAAGAAGACCAAAACAAAGGTTTCAGCAGCAGTTCAAGATATTGCTGATGAGTTAATAAAGTTATACGCAAAAAGAGAAGCGGAAGTCGGATATGCGTTTGAACCAGATAGTGAAATGCAGCAGTCCTTTGAAGCGGCATTTCCATATGAGGAAACGGATGATCAGCTCCGGACTATTCAAGAAGTGAAAAAAGATATGGAAAAGGCTAGACCTATGGATCGTCTTGTATGTGGAGACGTAGGTTACGGTAAAACCGAAGTAGCAATACGTGCAGCATTTAAAGCTGTCATGGAAGGAAAGCAAGTGGCCTTTCTCTGTCCGACAACTATATTGGCACAGCAACATTATGAAACAATGATAGAGCGCTTTCAAGATTTTCCGATTGAAGTAGGCCTACTAAGCCGTTTTCGTAACAAAAAACAACAAAGTGAAACGATTAATGGGTTGAAAAAAGGATTAGTTGATGTAGTAGTAGGTACACATCGAATTCTATCCAAAGATGTGGAGTACCATGATTTAGGTCTTCTCGTTGTGGATGAGGAACAACGATTTGGTGTAAAACATAAAGAACGGATCAAGCAGCTAAAGACAAATGTAGATGTCATGACTTTAACAGCTACACCTATCCCTCGTACATTGCATATGTCGATGATTGGAGTACGTGACTTATCTGTCATTGAAACCCCTCCTAAAAACCGTTTTCCAGTACAAACCTATGTGATGGAACATAATGGTGCACTTGTCCGTGAAGCAATTGAAAGAGAACTAGCACGTGGAGGACAGGCATTTTATCTATACAATCGGGTGGAAGACATTACGAGAAAAGTGGATGAAATACAAATGTTAGTTCCGACTGCTAGAGTGGGGTTTGCGCATGGTCAAATGAGTGAAACGGAGTTAGAGTCCATTATTATCAGCTTTATAGAAGGAGAATACGATGTTTTAGTGACTACGACTATTATCGAAACAGGTATCGATATTCCAAATGTAAACACACTTATAATTCAAGATGCAGATAAAATGGGACTATCACAATTATATCAATTACGAGGTCGTGTAGGACGTTCCAATCGTGTTGCTTATGCTTATTTAATGCATCAAAGAGACAAGGTGTTGACAGATGTTGCAGAAAAAAGATTGCAGGCCGTTAAAGAATTTACAGAGCTTGGCTCTGGATTTAAGATCGCCATGCGAGACTTGTCTATACGAGGTGCCGGAAACTTATTGGGCTCCCAACAACATGGATTTATAGACTCAGTTGGATTTGATCTTTATACGCAAATGCTGGAAGACGCAATTGCAGAAAAACGTACTGGTATTAAAAAAGAGGATTTACCAGACATAGAAATTGCACTCTCTACGGATGCTTATATTTCTGACGAATATATTCCAGATGGATATCAAAAGATTCAAATGTATAAACGTGTCAAAGGAATGGAAAAAGAAGAGGAGTACTTAGACCTCATAGATGAATTACAAGACCGGTTCGGAGATATTCCTCTCGAAGCAGAAAAATTACTTCGTATTGCACGTATGAAAATTTGGGGTATAGAGGTAGGTGTTCAGTCTATTAAGGAAATAAATAAAATTGTTTCGATTTCTTTAAGTACTGAAGGAACTAAGGCTATTAATGGGGCAAAACTTGTAGAGGAATCTATGAAATACGGACGTGCGGTTGGTTTTAATATGGACAATGGCAGTCTTGTACTGACAATTGATGAACGTAAAACAGGAAAGTTCAATCCATTTGATGTATTAGAAGAAATGATGAGACTGTTACCCGAATCTAAAAAAGAAATAGAAGAGGTTAAATAG
- the spoVT gene encoding stage V sporulation protein T gives MKATGIVRRIDDLGRVVIPKEIRRTLRIREGDPLEIFTDREGEVILKKYSPISELGDFAKEYAETIYETLGTPVLISDRDEMIAAAGLSKKDYLNRRLSPGVEDIIGKRSIVIEKHENSVEWIPGVTETVKSYCIAPIIASGDPIGAVFIISKVHFIGESELKSIETAANFLAKQMES, from the coding sequence ATGAAAGCAACTGGCATCGTACGTCGTATTGATGATTTAGGTAGAGTAGTAATTCCGAAAGAAATACGTCGAACCCTTCGAATCCGAGAAGGAGATCCATTGGAAATTTTTACGGATAGAGAAGGAGAAGTAATCTTAAAAAAATATTCACCAATCAGTGAGCTTGGAGATTTTGCGAAGGAATACGCGGAAACCATATATGAAACTTTAGGAACTCCCGTATTAATAAGTGACCGCGATGAGATGATTGCTGCAGCAGGACTCTCAAAGAAGGATTACTTAAATCGCAGACTAAGCCCAGGTGTAGAAGACATTATTGGTAAGCGCTCTATTGTAATAGAAAAACATGAAAATTCGGTTGAATGGATTCCAGGAGTAACCGAAACAGTTAAATCTTATTGCATTGCACCCATTATCGCTTCAGGAGATCCAATTGGAGCTGTATTCATCATTTCGAAAGTACATTTTATTGGAGAATCCGAACTAAAGTCAATTGAAACTGCTGCAAACTTTCTAGCAAAACAAATGGAAAGTTAA
- a CDS encoding serine hydrolase has product MELTNINIKERMKHYNVLGLSITLINKRQIYLTDNYGLLETGTNRSVNRNSIFSACSISKFLTAMLVLKLTEQGLLDLDEDVNKKLVSWKIPESKLTISNKVTLRNLLSHQSGIKDPEDSFSELNTNKVPSMVELLEGNTPFCKESIEVKYEPESEFHYSDAGFCIIQLLIEDLTGKPFNVVMYEQIFRPLKMKNSTLDKAILEVNREDISCGHNKNGELVDGKYPIYPYPAASGLWTTSLDLAYVVLELMDAIRGESKIGISASKAKEMIAPQGGKAWTGLGVFLEGTEKEIEITSLGWGVGFQCMLVALPYEEKGAVIMTNAELGVHQLEGIIGEIYKSLII; this is encoded by the coding sequence ATGGAATTAACAAATATAAACATTAAAGAGCGTATGAAGCATTATAATGTACTAGGCTTAAGCATTACATTAATCAATAAACGTCAAATTTACCTTACAGATAACTACGGTTTGCTAGAGACAGGAACAAATAGAAGCGTAAACAGAAATTCTATTTTTAGTGCTTGCTCCATTAGCAAGTTCCTAACAGCAATGTTGGTTCTAAAGTTAACAGAGCAAGGACTTCTAGATTTAGATGAGGATGTAAACAAAAAGCTAGTTTCGTGGAAAATACCTGAATCTAAATTAACAATCAGTAATAAAGTGACATTACGAAATTTACTTAGTCATCAATCAGGTATTAAAGATCCTGAAGATAGTTTTTCTGAACTCAATACCAATAAAGTTCCATCAATGGTTGAACTATTGGAGGGAAATACCCCTTTTTGTAAAGAGTCTATTGAAGTAAAGTATGAGCCTGAAAGTGAATTCCATTACTCGGATGCAGGTTTTTGTATTATTCAGCTATTAATAGAAGATTTGACTGGAAAACCGTTTAATGTTGTTATGTACGAACAAATTTTTAGACCACTAAAAATGAAAAATAGTACATTAGACAAAGCAATTTTGGAAGTGAATAGAGAAGATATATCTTGTGGTCATAACAAAAACGGTGAATTAGTAGATGGTAAATATCCTATATATCCTTACCCAGCTGCTTCAGGTTTATGGACAACTTCTTTAGATTTAGCTTACGTGGTCCTGGAGTTAATGGATGCAATAAGAGGAGAAAGTAAGATTGGAATCTCTGCAAGCAAAGCAAAAGAAATGATAGCTCCCCAAGGAGGAAAGGCTTGGACTGGACTTGGTGTATTTCTAGAAGGTACAGAAAAAGAAATTGAAATTACATCATTAGGTTGGGGAGTAGGTTTCCAATGTATGTTGGTGGCACTTCCATATGAAGAGAAAGGCGCGGTTATAATGACGAATGCAGAATTGGGTGTTCACCAATTAGAGGGAATTATAGGAGAAATATATAAATCTCTAATAATTTAA